The Xanthobacter flavus genome includes a window with the following:
- a CDS encoding aspartate aminotransferase family protein — protein sequence MTAVKERKINVGMVNGFDPSNMSALDPATQDMVARRQALLGPAYRLMYAHPVEISRAKGTRLWDKAGNEYLDAYNNVVSVGHCHPRVVEAVHEQMQTLCTHTRYLQDGILDFADEIVPTFGDPIRHIMFTCTGSEANDLALRIAMHHTGRKGIVITSEAYTGNSFLTAGLSPSLGKKSPLGEWVRRIPAPDSYRMTPAEIAATMIRQLKYEIEELERRGEGLAAFIADSLFSSDGIYADPTDILGPIAEVVRAAGGVMIADEVQAGFGRSGDRLWGFQRHGLQPDIVTMGKPMGNGFPVAAVAVAPHVIERFGNEMRYFNTFGGNTVAIAAARATFDVLISEALQENAARIGRMIQDGIREIAKSDGRIGDVRGAGLYIGVEFVKDQATKAPDSATALAVVDGLRQRRVLISATGYHANTLKIRPPLVFSAADADRLLTTLAETLKAV from the coding sequence ATGACCGCAGTGAAGGAACGCAAGATCAACGTCGGCATGGTGAACGGCTTCGACCCGTCCAACATGTCCGCCCTCGACCCCGCGACGCAGGACATGGTGGCGCGCCGGCAGGCGCTGCTCGGCCCCGCCTATCGCCTCATGTACGCCCATCCGGTGGAGATCAGCCGGGCGAAGGGCACCCGTCTCTGGGACAAGGCGGGCAACGAATATCTCGATGCCTACAACAACGTCGTGTCCGTGGGCCACTGCCATCCGCGCGTGGTCGAAGCGGTGCATGAGCAGATGCAGACGCTCTGCACCCACACGCGCTATCTGCAGGACGGCATCCTCGATTTCGCGGACGAGATCGTCCCGACCTTCGGCGATCCCATCCGCCACATCATGTTCACCTGCACGGGATCGGAGGCCAACGACCTCGCGCTGCGGATCGCCATGCACCACACCGGGCGCAAGGGCATCGTCATCACGTCCGAGGCCTATACCGGCAATTCCTTCCTCACCGCCGGCCTGTCGCCGTCGCTCGGCAAGAAGTCGCCGCTCGGCGAATGGGTGCGGCGCATTCCGGCGCCCGATTCCTACCGCATGACCCCTGCGGAGATCGCGGCGACGATGATCCGCCAGCTGAAATACGAGATCGAGGAGCTGGAACGGCGCGGCGAGGGGCTGGCCGCCTTCATCGCCGATTCGCTGTTCTCGTCGGACGGCATCTATGCCGATCCCACCGACATCCTCGGCCCCATCGCGGAGGTGGTGCGTGCGGCGGGCGGCGTGATGATCGCCGATGAGGTGCAGGCGGGGTTCGGGCGGTCCGGCGACCGGCTCTGGGGCTTCCAGCGCCATGGCCTTCAGCCTGATATCGTCACCATGGGCAAGCCGATGGGCAACGGCTTCCCCGTCGCCGCCGTGGCCGTGGCCCCGCACGTCATCGAGCGCTTCGGCAACGAGATGCGCTATTTCAACACCTTCGGCGGCAACACCGTTGCCATCGCGGCGGCGCGGGCGACCTTCGATGTGCTGATTTCGGAAGCGTTGCAGGAGAATGCCGCCCGCATCGGCCGGATGATCCAGGACGGCATCCGGGAGATCGCCAAGTCCGATGGGCGGATCGGCGACGTGCGGGGCGCGGGGCTCTATATCGGCGTCGAGTTCGTGAAGGACCAAGCGACCAAGGCGCCGGATTCCGCCACCGCCCTCGCCGTGGTGGACGGGCTGCGCCAGCGCCGGGTGCTGATCTCCGCCACCGGCTACCACGCCAACACGCTGAAGATCCGCCCGCCGCTGGTGTTCTCGGCGGCGGACGCGGACCGCCTCCTCACCACCTTGGCCGAGACGCTGAAGGCGGTTTGA
- a CDS encoding aspartate aminotransferase family protein gives MTLHVRSNQPSLDNFWMPFTANRQFKAAPRLLSGAKGMYYTDIDGNSVLDGTSGLWCVNAGHGRAQIAEAVARQLGELDYAPTFQMGHPIVFAFAEKLAAMAPGGKDGGLDRVFFTGSGSESVDTALKIAIAYQRAIGQGTRTRIIGREKGYHGVGFGGISVGGLVNNRRVFPQIPADHMRHTLDIERNAFSKGLPAHGIELAEDLERLVALHGAETIAAVIVEPMAGSAGVVLPPKGYLERLRATADKYGILLIFDEVITGFGRLGTPFATDYFGVTPDIVTTAKGLTNGAIPMGAVFASRKVHDGLMTGPENQIELFHGYTYSGHPVACAAGLATLGIYAEEGLLTRGAALAEYWQEALHSLKDLPHVVDIRNLGLVGAIELRPRDGAPGARAYEIFVECFRKGLLIRVTGDIIALSPPLIVEKDQIDTIVSVIGDTLKSAA, from the coding sequence ATGACCCTTCACGTCCGGTCCAACCAGCCCAGTCTCGATAATTTCTGGATGCCGTTCACCGCGAACCGCCAGTTCAAGGCGGCGCCGCGCCTGCTGTCGGGTGCCAAGGGCATGTATTACACCGACATCGACGGCAACTCGGTTCTGGACGGCACGTCCGGCCTCTGGTGCGTCAATGCCGGCCATGGCCGCGCCCAGATCGCCGAGGCGGTCGCGCGCCAGCTGGGCGAACTCGATTATGCGCCCACCTTCCAGATGGGCCATCCCATCGTCTTCGCCTTCGCCGAAAAGCTTGCCGCCATGGCTCCCGGCGGCAAGGACGGCGGCCTCGACCGCGTATTCTTCACCGGCTCCGGCTCGGAATCGGTGGATACGGCCCTCAAGATCGCCATCGCCTACCAGCGCGCCATCGGGCAGGGCACCCGCACCCGCATCATCGGCCGCGAAAAGGGCTATCACGGCGTCGGCTTCGGCGGCATCTCGGTGGGCGGCCTCGTCAACAACCGGCGGGTCTTTCCGCAGATCCCCGCCGACCATATGCGCCATACGCTCGATATCGAGCGCAACGCCTTCTCCAAGGGCCTGCCGGCCCATGGCATCGAACTGGCCGAGGATCTGGAGCGGCTCGTCGCCCTGCATGGCGCGGAGACCATCGCCGCCGTCATCGTCGAGCCCATGGCGGGCTCCGCCGGCGTCGTCCTGCCGCCGAAGGGCTATCTGGAGCGCCTGCGTGCCACGGCCGACAAATACGGCATCCTGCTGATCTTCGATGAGGTCATCACCGGCTTCGGCCGCCTCGGCACGCCGTTCGCGACGGACTATTTCGGCGTCACGCCCGATATCGTCACCACCGCCAAGGGCCTGACCAACGGCGCCATCCCGATGGGCGCCGTGTTCGCCTCACGCAAGGTCCACGACGGGCTCATGACCGGCCCGGAGAACCAGATCGAGCTGTTCCACGGCTACACCTATTCCGGCCATCCGGTGGCCTGCGCGGCCGGTCTCGCGACGCTGGGCATCTATGCCGAGGAGGGGCTCTTGACCCGCGGGGCGGCGCTTGCCGAATACTGGCAGGAGGCGCTGCACTCGCTAAAGGATCTGCCCCATGTGGTGGATATCCGCAACCTCGGCCTCGTCGGCGCCATCGAGCTGCGCCCGCGCGATGGTGCGCCGGGCGCCCGTGCCTACGAGATCTTCGTCGAATGCTTCCGCAAGGGGCTTCTCATCCGCGTCACCGGCGACATCATCGCCTTGTCGCCGCCGCTGATCGTGGAGAAGGACCAGATCGACACCATCGTCTCGGTCATCGGCGACACGCTGAAAAGCGCCGCCTGA
- a CDS encoding cupin domain-containing protein yields MDIGDRLRQLRLLHGISQRELAKRTGVTNSTISLIESNTSNPSVGALKRILEGIPIGLAEFFAFEPEAPKKTFYAAEELTEIGKGAISYRQVGERLFGRKLQILKECYQPGADTGVVPLVHEGEEGGVVLSGRLEVTVDDVRRILGPGDAYYFESRRPHRFRCIGPRPCEVISACTPPSF; encoded by the coding sequence ATGGACATCGGGGACAGGCTGCGCCAGTTGCGGCTCCTGCACGGCATTTCCCAGCGCGAGCTTGCCAAGCGCACGGGCGTGACCAACTCCACCATCTCGCTGATCGAGTCCAACACGTCCAACCCTTCGGTCGGCGCGCTGAAGCGCATTCTCGAGGGCATCCCCATCGGGCTCGCGGAATTCTTCGCGTTCGAGCCCGAGGCGCCGAAGAAGACCTTCTACGCCGCCGAGGAACTCACCGAGATCGGCAAGGGCGCCATCTCCTACCGCCAGGTGGGCGAGCGGCTGTTCGGCCGGAAGCTTCAGATTCTGAAGGAATGCTACCAGCCCGGGGCCGACACCGGCGTGGTGCCGCTCGTCCACGAAGGCGAGGAGGGCGGCGTCGTCCTGTCCGGGCGGCTGGAGGTGACGGTTGACGATGTGCGGCGCATCCTCGGCCCCGGCGATGCCTATTATTTCGAGAGCCGCCGCCCCCACCGCTTCCGCTGCATCGGCCCGCGCCCCTGCGAGGTCATCAGCGCCTGCACGCCGCCGAGCTTCTGA